The DNA region CCCGGAGATCACCGTCGTCGACTCCCTCGACGCCGTCCCCCGTGCCTGGCGCACGGCCGCCCGCAACCTGCTCTGGCCGACATTGGCATCGACGCCCGGATGACCGAGTACGCGCGAACGGCGCACCGCCAGGGCGAGACGACGCCAGCCATGATCACCGTGAGCTCCGAGCCGTCCGGCGCGGACGGCCGGTTTCGCTACTCCGTGACCGTCGTCGTCGACGGTGTCGGGCACGTCGCCGTCGAGGACGACGCCTTCGAGGCCCTGTCGACGGTGCGGATGGAGCTCGAACAACGCGGCTGGCTGCTCGGCATCGAGGGTGCACGGGTGGACGTCTGGCCGAGCGGCATGGCGAGGGACCAGGGCGGGGGGCTCCGCGCCTACCGGCTCCGACGTGGGCGTTCTCCCCGTTCGGAGGACGTGGTCGACGTGTTCGCGCCCGCTACCGAGCATCTGGCGACCGTGGCCGAGCAGCGCGTGGCGGTCGGGGTCGCGCCACTCGATCTTGCTGCCGCAGCGTACGAGGACGCCGACGAGGTGGTGTCGGTCTCTGCACCGTGCGAGCAACTCGCCGTCGCACGGAGCCGGAGAGGCCGCCTCCGTGCCGCACTCTTCGGTGGTCGACGCCCCGGCGACGAGCGATGGCAGGTCGTACGTTCGCTGGTCGCCGATGCACTGCGACCAGACGAATGGGACGACGCCGAAGCGCTGTCCGACGAACCGGACGGTGTGCGGCTCGTGACGACGGTCGGTGCGGACGAGGACGGTGTGCGGTGGTCGGACCTCGTCGACATCGGGGTCGACGAGGCTGGCGTGGTGCAGGTCCGACGGTTCCGACGCCGCTACACCGGACGGACCCGCGTGCACGTGGAGGTGCTGCTCGACACCCGCGCGCAGGGCCTGCCGACAACCGGATTCCGACCCACCGAGTTGGCAGCGCTCACCCCGCAACGGCACGTCGAAGCGCTGCGGCGACACATCGAGGGGCTCGGCATGGTGCCGGCGACAGCGATCGACGCCATGTTCTGGCCCGACCACGGTCGCGTCCCGACGGGGCGCGACGACGACCAGGGGGCGAACACGACCTTCCACAGCACGGCCGACGGGGTGGGGTACACGGTGCTCGTCAGCGGTGCCGGGCACCTCCGGATCGTTCGGGAAGAACCGTTCTTGTCCAACTGACAATTACCGTGGTACGGTCGAACCATGGCAGTCGAACTCAGCACCTGGGACGCCCAGGGCAACCAGACGACAGCGACGTTCTCCACCATGCGGTTCCCCGCCGGTGAAGCCCACGTCAAGGTCGCGAACGACACCGCCGAGCCGGGGGGCCTCACCGAGATCGCGACCCTGCGCGGCGCGAACGGCGACGACCTGATCATGCTCGGCATGTGGGCGGACGCCGTGCGGCAGCGCGGATCGAAGTCGGTCGCGCTCGTCCCCTACCTGCCCGGTGCCCGGCAGGACCGCGGCCTGCCGTTCGGCGCGAAGGTCTACGCCGACGTCCTCAACGGCTTCCGCCTCGACCAGGTCATCGCGTTCGACCCGCACTCGCCGGTCATCGTCGGACTCGTCGACAACCTGACCGTCGTCACGAGCGAGCAGGTCGTCCGTGACGCGGTGGTCAGCGCACCCGGGTACGACGGCGGCGACCCGTACACCGGCATCATCGCTCCGGACAAGGGCGCGGTCCCCCGGGCCACCGCGGTCGCCGAGGCGTGCGGGCTGCCGCTCTACCGGGCCGAGAAACACCGCAACCCCGACACCGGCAAGCTCGACGGCTTCACCTGCGAACCCCTGCCGGACACCGGACGGTTCCTGGTGGTCGACGACATCTGCGACGGCGGCGGCACGTTCATGGGCCTCGCCGGCTCGACGGGCCTGCCCAAGGAACGCCTCGGCCTCTGGGTCTCGCACGGCGTCTTCTCCGGCCGGGCAGCACAGCTCGCCGACCACTTCGGCGAGATCGTCACCACCGACTCGTACCCCGCGCAGAACGCCATCGACGGCCTGCGCACGATCGCACTCACCCCCTACCTGACGGAGCAGATCCGATGACGCAGACCACGAGCACCACGACCAGCACGAGCACCGGGATCGAGCCGCGCATCACCACGGCAAGCCCGATCGCGCCACTGCTGGCCGTCGACGGCTACAAGCACTCGCACCGGCAGGTCTACCCGGCAGGCACCACCCGCATCCTGATCAACTGGACGAACCGCTCGAACGCGCACATGCCCGAGTCGACGCACGCCGTGGTCTTCGGGCTGCAGGCGTTCATCCAGCGCTCGCTCGTCGAGGCCTGGGCACCGTTCTTCGCGGCGGACGAAGACGAGGTCGTCCGGCTCTTCGACGAAGCGCTGCAGAACTACTTCGGCCCGAACCACATCGGCACCGACCACGTCCGGGCCCTGCACCGCCTCGGCTACCTGCCCCTCGAGATCCGTGCGCTGCCCGAAGGCACCCTCGCCCCGATCGGTGTCGCGACCCTCACCGTCGAGAACACGATCGACGAGTTCTACTGGCTGCCCAACTACATCGAGACCGCCCTGTCGGCGTCGATCTGGCACCCGTCGACGGTCGCGACGAAGGCGCTCGAGTACCGCGACCTGATGGAGGGCTGGGCCGCCCGCACCGGCGCGGTCCCGGCCGGCATCGACTTCGCCGCGCACGACTTCTCGTTCCGTGGGCAGTCGAGCATCGAGTCGGCCGCAGCGGGTGGCGCGGGCCACCTCCTGTCGTTCCTCGGCACGGACTCGATGCCGTCGCTCGACTTCATCGACCGCTACTACCCGGGCGACAACGGCCTCGTGGCCGCGAGCGTGCCCGCCACCGAGCACAGCGTGATGTGCGTCCGCGGCGCCGACGGCGAGCTGGCGACCTTCGAGCAGATCCTCGACGTGTACCCGACGGGTATCGTCTCGGCGGTCAGCGACGGCTTCGACCTGTTCAAGGTCATCACCGAGACCCTGCCGCAGCTCAAGGACCGCATCACCGGTCGTGACGGCAAGCTCGTCATCCGACCCGACTCGGGCGACCCGGTCGACATCGTCACCGGCACCGTGCACGGCGTCGACGAGGCGGAACTGTTCGCCGCCGACCGCAGCCACGAGCAGAAGGGCGTCGTCGAACTGCTCGACGAGATCTTCGGGCACACCGTGAACGAGCAGGGCTTCAAGGTCCTCGACCAGCACATCGGCGTCATCTACGGCGACAGCATCACGCTCGACCGTGCCCGTCGCATATACGAGCGCCTGGCCGCCAAGGGGTACTCGAGCGACAACATCGTGCTCGGCATCGGGTCGTACACCTACCAGTACATGACCCGCGACAACCTCGGCAGCGCGGTCAAGGCCACGTGGGCACTCGTCGACGGCGAGCCCGTCGACATCCAGAAGGACCCGAAGACCGGCAGCGGCAAGAAGAGCGCGAAGGGCCGCATCGCCCTGCACCGCGACGAGACCGGCGAGATCCGGCAGACGGACCAGGCCACGGCCGACGACGAGGCGACCAGCCTGCTCCAGCCGGTGTGGGTCGACGGCCGCTTCACGCGCCTCCAGTCCTTCGCCGACGTCCGCCAGACGCTCCGCGACGAGCGTTCGGCTCGTGCCACCCGCCGGGGGGCCACCGCGTGACCGATGCCGCAGCGGCGATCCGCGACCAACCGCTCATCGCGATCGACGTCGTCCCGGTGTCCTTCGTGACGACGGACGGTCTACGGGTCGCCAC from Curtobacterium sp. MCJR17_020 includes:
- a CDS encoding phosphoribosyltransferase family protein, encoding MAVELSTWDAQGNQTTATFSTMRFPAGEAHVKVANDTAEPGGLTEIATLRGANGDDLIMLGMWADAVRQRGSKSVALVPYLPGARQDRGLPFGAKVYADVLNGFRLDQVIAFDPHSPVIVGLVDNLTVVTSEQVVRDAVVSAPGYDGGDPYTGIIAPDKGAVPRATAVAEACGLPLYRAEKHRNPDTGKLDGFTCEPLPDTGRFLVVDDICDGGGTFMGLAGSTGLPKERLGLWVSHGVFSGRAAQLADHFGEIVTTDSYPAQNAIDGLRTIALTPYLTEQIR
- a CDS encoding nicotinate phosphoribosyltransferase encodes the protein MTQTTSTTTSTSTGIEPRITTASPIAPLLAVDGYKHSHRQVYPAGTTRILINWTNRSNAHMPESTHAVVFGLQAFIQRSLVEAWAPFFAADEDEVVRLFDEALQNYFGPNHIGTDHVRALHRLGYLPLEIRALPEGTLAPIGVATLTVENTIDEFYWLPNYIETALSASIWHPSTVATKALEYRDLMEGWAARTGAVPAGIDFAAHDFSFRGQSSIESAAAGGAGHLLSFLGTDSMPSLDFIDRYYPGDNGLVAASVPATEHSVMCVRGADGELATFEQILDVYPTGIVSAVSDGFDLFKVITETLPQLKDRITGRDGKLVIRPDSGDPVDIVTGTVHGVDEAELFAADRSHEQKGVVELLDEIFGHTVNEQGFKVLDQHIGVIYGDSITLDRARRIYERLAAKGYSSDNIVLGIGSYTYQYMTRDNLGSAVKATWALVDGEPVDIQKDPKTGSGKKSAKGRIALHRDETGEIRQTDQATADDEATSLLQPVWVDGRFTRLQSFADVRQTLRDERSARATRRGATA